From the genome of Longispora fulva:
AGTGCGCGTCCACGGCAGCCGACGCCCGGTCGCTGTTCGCGTTGTTGCCGAAAGTGCTGGTGGCGCTGGAGAACGCGACCGTCTGCGACAGCGACAGCGGGCCGGAGCCGTCACCCTTGTTCTGCCCGTCGCGGGTCTCCATGTTGCCCCGGTTCGGGTCCTTCAGCTCGTAGGTCCCGTCGGCCTTCTGGTTGACGCCGATCGCCACGTTGCCGACCAGCAGGCCCTTGCCGTTCCCGGCGACCGGACCAGCGTTCACCGCCCGCGCCGGCGCGGCGCCCGAGCCGGAGCCGGCGGCGGCGAGGGTGTGGATGCTGTCCGTGGCGCCCAGGACCCTGCCCGAGGCCGCGTCGACCCGGAAGGTCGCGTTGCTCGGGGTGCCGTCGGCGGCGACCTTGTCGGCCCGCACCGCCCAGACCAGGGCCGGCGCGCCGTCGAGGGCGTCGACGGCCAGGAACGGGGTGTCCTTCACCGTGTAGCCGGCGTACCTGCCGATCGCGCCGGTCGCGGTGGCCGCGTCGAGCTTCGGGGTGGTGGCGACGTTCAGCGCCGGCCCGGCGACCGGGTCGAAGTGGCCGTCAGGGCCACTGTGCAGCGCCACCTCGCCGCCGAGCACCGGCAGACCCTTGTACGTGCGGCTGAACCGGACGTGCCGCCTGCCATCCGCCTCGACGGCGACGTCCCGGGCGGTGTACCCGTCGTACGAACGGGCTGCCGGCTGACCCGACGACGCGGTCAGCGCGGTGAGCGCCTCGCGGACGACGACGTCGCGGTCCGCGCTCGGCTGCTCGACGGCGGCGAAGCCGACGCCGGCCAGCACCCCACCGGCCAGGAGCGCCGTACTGATCAGCGCGGTCCGCCGACGTATTGCATGTGTCATGTGAGGGGGCGTCCTTCCGAGGCCACCGTGTACGGGCTCCGTGGACAGCCGCCGTACACGCCTCGCACCAAGCGAAGGTCCGCATCGTCACGCGACGTCAGCTAACAAGACATGAAGGTTCCCTCAAGGCAGCCTTAACCCGATTAACAGTCATTAACTGTTGGTGGGGGTCCTGTTGACGGCACAGCCGGGCCGTCGAACAGGGCATGTCGTAGTCGACCGACTGCCGGCTGGGTCACGCTGGTGGGCGCGGAGGGTTTCGAACCCCCGCCCTCCGCACGTCGGCGCAGCAGTGTCCGCAGGTCACAGCCTTTGACGTGCAACATCTCTGGCCCGAGGTCGAGGTGACGTGCGTTCCCGTCCCCTGCCGTTCGCCGAGTACACCGAGAGCATCGGGGACATCGACCGAGTCGTCAACATGCTCGTCGGTGGCACCCAACGGGTCATCGAGTACGCAACGCTTGGATTCGCGATCCCTCAGCCGATGCCGGACAAGGTACGCGCAGCGTTCGAGCGCCTGGTGGACGCGGGCTTCTCCACTAGGTTGGTCCGTGCCACTTGATCGCTTGACATGCCGGAGGCACGACGGCCGACAGAATGGTCCCATGAGGGAAGAGGCACGACACTCAGCAGTGGCAGCGCTGATAAGGCTTGCGGGAAGCTCCGACTTCCGCGACAGGGCGGACGCTGGGCGTGCATTGGCCAGCCTTGCCGAGATGCCGGCGGCGCGCCAGATGCTACTGAATCTCGTGCTTGACGCCAGCGACACGTTCGTCACGCGCGCGACGACGGAAGCGCTGCTGCGACGTCATGACGGCGTTGGGCTGGCGGTGGTCGCCTCAGCTCTTGCCACCGCTAACCCCAACCACGCCGATTGGATTCACACGGCGGTGCTTGACGTGTTCTTAGTGTTCGCCGATGAGCGGGACGCTGCCGTGCGGGAATGCGAGGAGCTAGCCCGTAACGACAGCAGCCAGGTACGGCAAGGCGTGGGCAGGCTGCTCGAGATGCTCGTAAAGATCAACCCGATTCTTCATCCGACTCAAGACGGCTAGCGTGCGCCCCGAGTGGTTGCCGAATTGTTCTCTACAGGATCAAGGCCGCGCCTCGCGGCGCGGCGGCCGGTGCGGCGGGCCGCCCAGCGGCAGCCGTGCCCCGGCTCTCCCCTTCCGGTCGGCCGGCGCACGGGAAGCCGCAGGCGGTCTGCCACGTCGACCGTTGTGGTTGCGGCCCGGCACCGGACCCGATGAGGACCAGGACGACGGCGACTCACTATCCGCGCACGCGCGGAGAAGCGTGAAGGTGCGTGGGGCCACTGGCGTGCCATGCCCCACCGGGGGTTCGAATCCCCCTCGGCCCGCTCTCACGAACATCCAGGCGTGCAACTCGCGTGCAACATCTCCCGGGTGATCATGGCGATCGGGGGTCACCAACGGACACCGTCCGGATCCGGACAGCAAGAGACGCCGACCCCATGTGTGCAGGTCAGCGTCTCGTCACACTGGTGGGCGCGGAGGGTTTCGAACCCCCGACCCTCCGCTTGTAAGGCGGATGCTCTCCCACTGAGCTACGCGCCCCAGCCGGCGGCGGCAACAATAACCCGCCGCCGGTAGGTTCCGGAAATCCTTAGGCCAGGGCCGCGAGCGCCTTGGTCCACGCGGACTGGTCGCGCGCCTCGCCGGGCCCGTTGACCTCGGCGAACCGGATCACGCCGTCCTTGTCGATCAGGAAGGTGCCCCGGTTGGCGAAGCCCTTCTCGTCGTTGAAGACGCCGTAGGCCTGCGCGACCGCGCCGTGCGGCCAGAAGTCGGCGAGCAGCGGGAAGTCGTAGCCCTGCTGCTCGGCCCACACCTTGTGGGTGAAGGGCGAGTCGACACTGACGGTCAGGATCTGCACGTCGTCGCTGGCGAACGCCGACAGGTTGTCCCGGACCTCGCACAGCTCGCCCTGGCAGATGCCGGTGAAGGCGAGCGGGTAGAAGACGAGCAGAACATTCTTGGTACCCCGGAAGTCGGCAAGCGCGACATCCTGGTTGTTCTGATCCTTGAGGGAGAATTCGGGTGCCGTGGTGCCGCTCTGGAGGGTCACAGGACTCCTTAACGCTGCTTCTTGGCGGAACGCGGGGCGACGAGCTTGACCGCTGCCCAGTCCGCACCCGCGCTGATGCTGGAAGTCTGCTGAAGCCCCGCGGTCGGGGCCGACTCGGTGATCTCGCTGGGCTCGACGTGACCGTCACGCCCGGACTTCGGAGTCAGCAGCCAGACGACACCGTCGTCGGCCAGTGGGCTCAGCGCGTCCACGAGAATGTCCACCAGGTCGCCGTCACCGTCACGCCACCACAGCAGCGCAACGTCGACAACCTCATCGGTGTCCTCGTCAACGAGCTCGCCGCAGCGGTCGATCAGTGCGTCGCGGAGATCCTCGTCGACGTCGTCGTCGTACCCCATCTCCATTACGACCATGCCCGGCTCAACCCCGAGCCGGTCTACCAGGCTCTTGATACCGTCGGCCTGGCCAGCCGTCGCGCTCACTGTCGAGTGCCTCCTCGTCGAAGTCCGCGGTCGTCCCAGTGACGCCCGCAGTGTGTAGTCCACACAGCCATACTGCCCCGGCGCAAGTAGCGCGCCTGCTGAATTTGGCCAACTCGCCGGAGAATACCCGTCTGACCACCTCAACGGTGCGGCGGGCGGCTCCGGAACCCCTGAACGGCCGTAAAGCTACTGGTGGGTAGCTGTGTTGATCGTCGCGTACGTGGCCGGGTGGCGTGACGGAACACCCCCAGCAGGGCAGGATGAGGACTGAAAAGCCGACTTTCTTGAACACGAAGGAACGCCCGTGGC
Proteins encoded in this window:
- a CDS encoding peroxiredoxin encodes the protein MTLQSGTTAPEFSLKDQNNQDVALADFRGTKNVLLVFYPLAFTGICQGELCEVRDNLSAFASDDVQILTVSVDSPFTHKVWAEQQGYDFPLLADFWPHGAVAQAYGVFNDEKGFANRGTFLIDKDGVIRFAEVNGPGEARDQSAWTKALAALA
- a CDS encoding DUF3052 domain-containing protein is translated as MSATAGQADGIKSLVDRLGVEPGMVVMEMGYDDDVDEDLRDALIDRCGELVDEDTDEVVDVALLWWRDGDGDLVDILVDALSPLADDGVVWLLTPKSGRDGHVEPSEITESAPTAGLQQTSSISAGADWAAVKLVAPRSAKKQR